In Halobaculum sp. XH14, a single genomic region encodes these proteins:
- a CDS encoding 4Fe-4S dicluster domain-containing protein gives MAIDPRFEDNREVAEEHDGHKVWGPVEEPETLGIHGTHVAVDFDICLGDGACVDDCPVDVFEWVDTPGHPESELKADPAHEDQCIDCMICVDVCPVDAIDVDAGRAGRL, from the coding sequence ATGGCCATTGACCCGCGGTTCGAGGACAATCGGGAAGTCGCCGAGGAACACGACGGGCACAAGGTGTGGGGGCCGGTCGAGGAACCCGAGACGCTCGGCATCCACGGCACGCACGTCGCCGTGGACTTCGACATCTGTCTCGGCGACGGCGCCTGCGTCGACGACTGCCCCGTGGACGTGTTCGAGTGGGTCGACACGCCCGGTCACCCAGAGAGCGAACTCAAGGCCGACCCGGCACACGAGGACCAGTGTATCGACTGCATGATCTGTGTCGACGTCTGCCCGGTCGACGCCATCGACGTCGACGCGGGCCGGGCCGGCCGACTCTGA
- a CDS encoding electron transfer flavoprotein subunit alpha/FixB family protein, with amino-acid sequence MPSFDPSEFDVSELGPKVQGIEDVEELEELLAAEEDGENRAAVLTVIESRIESLSADDEEGDADLDLAEMSAADVGNALQGIDDVERLRDMLDREESGEDRDAVTRLIRRRIDSLEGGDGEDEEAGDEEPESPEERHPDLDHPTADKRYVKALESGSFGDMWVYCETQAGELLDVTREMLGHARTMMDDYNETYVDDDAEDERVVAVLIGDDPARHADDCIALGADVVVYHEDERLDRFRHKPYTEIFADMARWGADPPNRAGSEGHGGETADWRDYDEPRYTLYPATNNGRDLSALAQAELDSGLASDCSGLYIEETVISNPVKTGSAGTNRTFERVLHMKRPDFSGFEYSTILCLDNPNREFHPQGASVIPGSFDLPDPDDDREGLVVEHDADLDDDWFRVDVTEFDRLEGGVDLTGHDVVVAVGRGIGDDPTRGIELAVDLAEAFEDADVGVSRGIVTGSYNFDGHVERYTEEERQIGETGQVIEPEIYIAAGISGAVQHKVGCDESDTIVAVNTDPDARIFDWSDYFIEGDLFEVLPELTEAVKAGELSVAADGGIVRGGTDDDAAEGRRGDSDE; translated from the coding sequence GTGCCGTCGTTCGACCCGTCGGAGTTCGACGTCTCCGAACTCGGACCGAAGGTCCAGGGCATCGAGGACGTCGAGGAACTGGAGGAGCTGCTCGCGGCCGAGGAGGATGGCGAGAACCGAGCGGCCGTCCTGACGGTCATCGAGAGCCGAATCGAGTCGCTCTCGGCGGACGACGAGGAGGGGGACGCGGACCTCGACCTCGCGGAGATGAGCGCCGCCGACGTCGGCAACGCGCTGCAGGGCATCGACGACGTCGAGCGACTCCGGGACATGCTCGACCGCGAGGAGTCCGGCGAGGATCGCGACGCCGTGACGCGGCTGATCCGGCGACGCATCGACTCGCTGGAGGGCGGGGACGGGGAGGATGAGGAGGCCGGCGACGAGGAACCCGAGAGCCCCGAGGAGCGCCATCCCGATCTCGACCACCCGACCGCCGACAAGCGGTACGTCAAGGCCCTCGAGAGTGGCTCCTTCGGCGACATGTGGGTGTACTGTGAGACGCAGGCGGGCGAACTGCTCGACGTGACGCGCGAGATGCTCGGGCACGCTCGCACGATGATGGACGACTACAACGAGACGTACGTCGACGACGACGCCGAGGACGAGCGCGTCGTCGCGGTGCTCATCGGCGACGACCCGGCCCGACACGCCGACGACTGCATCGCGCTCGGCGCGGACGTCGTCGTCTACCACGAGGACGAGCGCCTCGACCGGTTCCGACACAAGCCCTACACCGAGATCTTCGCGGACATGGCCCGCTGGGGTGCCGACCCGCCGAACCGGGCGGGCTCGGAGGGCCACGGCGGCGAGACGGCCGACTGGCGCGACTACGACGAGCCGCGGTACACGCTCTACCCCGCCACGAACAACGGCCGTGACCTCTCCGCGCTCGCGCAGGCCGAACTCGACTCGGGGCTCGCCTCGGACTGTTCGGGGCTCTACATCGAGGAGACGGTCATCTCGAACCCGGTGAAGACCGGCAGCGCCGGCACGAACCGGACGTTCGAGCGCGTGCTCCACATGAAGCGCCCGGACTTCTCGGGCTTCGAGTACTCGACCATCCTCTGTCTCGACAACCCGAACCGCGAGTTCCACCCGCAGGGCGCCTCGGTCATCCCGGGGAGCTTCGACCTCCCGGACCCCGACGATGACCGCGAGGGGCTGGTGGTCGAACACGACGCGGACCTCGATGACGACTGGTTCCGCGTCGACGTGACTGAGTTCGACCGGCTGGAGGGTGGCGTCGACCTCACGGGCCACGACGTGGTCGTCGCCGTCGGCCGCGGCATCGGCGACGACCCGACGCGTGGCATCGAACTCGCGGTCGACCTGGCGGAGGCGTTCGAGGACGCCGACGTCGGCGTCTCGCGGGGCATCGTCACCGGGTCGTACAACTTCGACGGCCACGTCGAACGGTACACCGAGGAGGAGCGACAGATCGGCGAGACGGGGCAGGTGATCGAACCGGAGATCTACATCGCGGCGGGCATCTCCGGCGCCGTCCAGCACAAGGTCGGCTGTGACGAGTCGGACACCATCGTCGCGGTGAACACCGACCCGGACGCCCGCATCTTCGACTGGTCCGACTACTTCATCGAGGGCGACCTGTTCGAGGTGCTGCCGGAACTCACGGAGGCGGTGAAGGCCGGGGAACTGAGCGTGGCCGCCGACGGCGGAATCGTGCGGGGCGGAACCGACGACGATGCTGCCGAGGGGCGACGGGGTGATTCCGATGAGTGA
- the tmcA gene encoding tRNA(Met) cytidine acetyltransferase TmcA, translating to MSLNAAVEAIRAEARETDQRRLLVVHGDRDRCVDAAYTVLDSADVDAEDATLLTTREGFRYERLRPKHADRLLGTTREAVVVDAFAEFSPNALGQSVGAVDGGGLYVLLAPPLDEWPDRRDGFDESLAVPPFDLDDVTGRFRTRLVETIRGHPGVAVYDADAAVLERDGLTGGGAPPSEPEPRVPAGTRFPERAYGACLTRDQSRAVRELERLAEPDSAVVIEADRGRGKSSAAGLAAGSLAGEGRDVLVTAPEFGGAAALFDRARALLSEEGNLASGEERRLRTTTGGTVRFHPAADAAAEAADADVAIVDEAAALPVRLLERFLDAPSAAFVTTVHGYEGAGRGFSVRFRDRLRRSGHDGSEIRLEDPIRYARGDPVESWAFRALLLDARPAVDEAVADASPGSARYDVLEREALRSDERLLRETFGLLVLAHYRTEPNDLARLLDAPNVSVRALTHEGNVVSVALLAREGGLERETRESMYEGVRVRGNMVPDVLTSQLRDRRAAAPVGIRVMRIATHHAVRSEGLGSLLLGEIREEFGDDVDYLSTGFGATPELLRFWRRNGYRPVHLATTRNEASGEHSAVMLRPESEAGRALHDRNAARFRDRLVAVLQDALRAVDPDVVRTVLRACAADAAPLPDLSEYEWRVAVGASFGPGLYDASPGPFRRLALAHLLEDRVPLEPRAERLLVRKVLQAHSWEQVAEELEFVSTRQCMRALGEAYRALVTEYGGEVARTERERFD from the coding sequence ATGTCGCTGAACGCGGCGGTCGAGGCCATTCGTGCGGAGGCCCGCGAGACCGACCAGCGACGGCTGCTCGTCGTCCACGGCGACCGCGACCGCTGCGTCGACGCCGCCTACACGGTCCTCGACTCGGCCGACGTCGACGCCGAGGACGCGACGCTGTTGACGACGCGGGAGGGGTTCAGGTACGAGCGACTGCGCCCGAAACACGCCGACCGGCTGCTCGGCACGACGCGCGAGGCCGTCGTCGTGGACGCGTTCGCGGAGTTCTCGCCGAACGCGCTGGGGCAGTCCGTCGGCGCCGTCGACGGCGGCGGGCTCTACGTGCTGCTCGCACCGCCGCTGGACGAGTGGCCCGACCGGCGGGACGGCTTCGACGAGTCGCTTGCGGTCCCGCCGTTCGATCTCGACGACGTGACCGGTCGGTTCCGCACGCGGCTCGTCGAGACGATCCGCGGGCACCCCGGCGTCGCCGTCTACGACGCCGACGCGGCGGTCCTCGAACGCGACGGGCTGACCGGCGGGGGAGCGCCGCCCTCGGAGCCAGAGCCGCGGGTTCCGGCCGGGACGCGGTTCCCCGAGCGTGCGTACGGAGCCTGTCTCACCCGCGACCAGTCGCGGGCCGTCAGGGAACTCGAACGGCTCGCGGAGCCGGACAGCGCGGTCGTGATCGAGGCGGACCGCGGGCGCGGCAAGTCCAGCGCGGCCGGCCTCGCCGCAGGGAGCCTCGCCGGCGAGGGCAGGGACGTGCTCGTGACGGCTCCCGAGTTCGGCGGCGCGGCGGCGCTGTTCGACCGGGCGCGGGCGCTGCTGTCCGAGGAGGGGAACCTCGCGTCGGGCGAGGAGCGGCGGCTCCGAACGACGACCGGCGGGACAGTCCGATTCCACCCCGCCGCCGACGCCGCGGCCGAGGCGGCCGACGCCGACGTGGCCATCGTCGACGAGGCGGCGGCGCTCCCGGTCCGCCTGCTCGAACGCTTCCTCGACGCCCCGTCGGCCGCCTTCGTCACGACCGTCCACGGGTACGAGGGTGCCGGCCGCGGGTTCTCCGTCCGGTTCCGCGACCGCCTGCGCCGGTCCGGCCACGACGGCTCCGAGATCCGGCTGGAGGACCCGATCCGGTATGCCCGGGGCGACCCGGTCGAATCGTGGGCGTTCCGCGCGCTGTTGCTCGACGCGCGGCCGGCGGTCGACGAGGCCGTCGCCGACGCGTCGCCGGGCTCCGCCCGCTACGACGTGCTCGAACGGGAGGCCCTGCGTTCGGACGAGCGGCTGCTGAGGGAAACGTTCGGGCTGCTCGTGCTGGCCCACTACCGGACCGAACCGAACGACCTCGCGCGACTGCTCGACGCGCCGAACGTCTCCGTCCGGGCACTCACCCACGAGGGGAACGTGGTTTCGGTCGCGCTGCTCGCGCGGGAGGGCGGCCTCGAGCGCGAGACGCGCGAGTCGATGTACGAGGGCGTCCGCGTCCGGGGAAACATGGTCCCCGACGTGCTGACGAGCCAGCTCAGGGACCGCCGGGCGGCCGCGCCGGTCGGCATCCGCGTCATGCGGATCGCGACCCACCACGCGGTTCGCTCCGAGGGACTGGGCTCGCTGCTCCTCGGAGAGATCCGCGAGGAGTTCGGCGACGACGTGGACTACCTCAGCACCGGCTTCGGGGCGACGCCCGAACTCCTCCGGTTCTGGCGGCGGAACGGCTACCGGCCGGTCCACCTGGCGACCACCCGAAACGAGGCGAGCGGCGAACACTCGGCGGTGATGCTCCGACCCGAATCCGAAGCGGGTCGGGCGCTCCACGACCGCAACGCCGCACGGTTCCGCGACCGGCTCGTGGCCGTCCTTCAGGACGCGCTCCGTGCGGTCGACCCGGACGTGGTTCGGACCGTCCTCCGCGCCTGTGCGGCCGACGCCGCGCCGCTGCCGGACCTCTCCGAGTACGAGTGGCGCGTCGCCGTCGGCGCGTCGTTCGGCCCCGGGCTGTACGACGCGTCGCCGGGGCCGTTCCGTCGGCTCGCGCTCGCGCACCTGCTGGAGGACCGCGTGCCGCTCGAACCGAGAGCGGAACGGTTGCTCGTCCGCAAGGTGTTGCAGGCTCACTCGTGGGAGCAGGTCGCCGAGGAACTCGAGTTCGTCTCGACGAGACAGTGCATGCGGGCGCTGGGGGAGGCGTATCGGGCCCTCGTGACCGAGTACGGCGGCGAGGTGGCACGAACGGAACGCGAACGGTTCGACTGA
- a CDS encoding electron transfer flavoprotein subunit beta/FixA family protein, protein MHTVVLTKGVPDFREGVVSFDEDGHLERGNTPTTMNPNDEHALRAALQTRVRHGGQVDVMSMGPPGYKDVLREAMESVYADDLYLVSDKQFAAADTWATAITLATAIQHRGEPDLVFAGFKTADGETGHTGPQTCWCLDVPIITHVVALDVDQEEERVRAKRLVEGDVSEIETVEAPMPAFIVADPEFEPSYRTARDRLERKRLRADARDRAETAEEHVTMWDHSELNLDPDYVGLDGSPTIVSSVDPIPKAPSEREATVVDPDDADGMSAVVDELAPFAGGD, encoded by the coding sequence ATGCACACGGTAGTTCTGACGAAAGGTGTTCCCGACTTCCGCGAGGGGGTGGTGTCGTTCGACGAGGACGGCCACCTCGAGCGCGGGAACACCCCCACGACGATGAATCCGAACGACGAACACGCCCTGCGCGCGGCGTTACAGACCCGCGTCCGCCACGGCGGGCAGGTGGACGTGATGAGCATGGGCCCGCCCGGCTACAAGGACGTCCTGCGCGAGGCGATGGAGTCGGTGTACGCCGACGACCTGTATCTCGTCTCCGACAAACAGTTCGCCGCCGCCGACACCTGGGCGACGGCGATCACCCTGGCGACCGCCATCCAGCACCGGGGCGAACCGGACCTGGTGTTCGCGGGGTTCAAGACCGCAGACGGGGAGACGGGCCACACCGGCCCCCAGACCTGCTGGTGTCTGGACGTGCCGATCATCACCCACGTCGTCGCGCTCGACGTGGATCAGGAGGAGGAGCGAGTGCGGGCAAAGCGGCTCGTCGAGGGCGACGTCTCCGAGATTGAGACGGTCGAGGCGCCGATGCCGGCCTTCATCGTCGCGGACCCGGAGTTCGAGCCGTCCTACCGCACCGCGCGGGACCGACTGGAGCGCAAGCGACTCCGCGCCGACGCCCGCGACCGGGCCGAGACCGCCGAGGAGCACGTGACGATGTGGGACCACTCGGAACTGAACCTCGACCCGGACTACGTCGGACTGGACGGCTCGCCGACCATCGTGAGTTCCGTCGACCCCATCCCGAAGGCACCCTCCGAGCGGGAGGCGACCGTCGTCGACCCCGACGACGCCGATGGGATGTCCGCGGTCGTGGACGAACTCGCGCCGTTCGCGGGGGGTGACTGA